A region from the Brachyspira hampsonii genome encodes:
- a CDS encoding leucine-rich repeat protein: MKILVIILLSFIIYSCNYKLISPYDDKNNNQLNNNQVNEKIYVVGNESTEEEIKNALENNKKETGQNLITVKGYIDSSSTIFDKIKNVAQNEKDIILDLSAASFETSYKFTLEGASTLKTVIMATTEQITANFFKDCTALVNIQISSSTIKINDTSFENCTSLKNVEYLGTSPNALTTSAFASIKPTDLYLPNVKTDPQDGRWNNFLGAAWTAIHYTASMPQ, translated from the coding sequence TTGAAAATATTGGTGATAATACTGCTTTCTTTTATAATATATTCATGTAATTATAAACTCATTTCCCCATACGATGACAAAAATAATAATCAACTAAATAATAATCAAGTAAATGAAAAAATATATGTAGTGGGAAATGAATCTACAGAAGAAGAAATAAAAAATGCTTTAGAAAATAATAAAAAAGAAACAGGACAAAATCTTATAACTGTTAAAGGGTATATAGATAGTTCTTCTACTATTTTTGATAAAATAAAAAATGTTGCACAAAATGAAAAAGATATTATATTAGATTTATCAGCTGCTTCTTTTGAAACATCATATAAGTTTACACTTGAAGGAGCTTCCACTTTAAAAACAGTAATAATGGCTACAACTGAACAAATAACTGCAAACTTTTTTAAAGACTGCACAGCTTTGGTTAATATTCAAATATCAAGCAGTACAATAAAAATAAATGATACTAGCTTTGAAAATTGTACTTCTCTTAAAAATGTTGAATATTTAGGAACTTCTCCAAATGCTCTTACAACTTCAGCTTTTGCTTCTATTAAACCTACAGACTTATATCTTCCAAATGTTAAAACTGATCCTCAAGACGGAAGATGGAATAATTTTTTAGGTGCAGCTTGGACTGCAATACATTATACTGCTTCTATGCCGCAATAA
- a CDS encoding Abi family protein, whose translation MDIKCPYKYEEQLQKLKDRGCIINNDQKCISILESVNYYRFSAYFLPFKQNDGNYINGTSFEKVFNIYEFDRKLHTILFNALEEIEIFIRAKIAYYHAHKYGALGYWDETNFYNKNSNQKYINKIINYHKKFINNFQREIKSNKKVLFVKHHISKYNSNFPIWVATEIFTFGMLSTFFANLKLEDQKILAKDMYNITAKKLESWLRCCTDLRNICAHYGRLYYRIFSSIPKQMNNLDKDSERKLWGAILSVKELYPFKEKWNDEILTNFINLIDEYENDIDFVHIGFPEKWSVYLNK comes from the coding sequence ATGGATATAAAATGTCCTTATAAATATGAAGAACAGCTTCAAAAATTAAAAGATAGAGGCTGTATCATTAATAATGATCAAAAATGTATATCTATACTTGAGTCAGTAAATTATTATCGTTTTAGTGCTTATTTTTTACCTTTTAAACAAAATGATGGCAATTATATTAATGGTACTTCATTTGAAAAAGTTTTTAATATTTATGAGTTTGATAGAAAATTGCATACTATATTATTTAATGCTTTAGAAGAGATAGAAATTTTTATTCGTGCTAAAATAGCATATTATCATGCTCATAAATATGGAGCGTTAGGATATTGGGATGAAACAAATTTTTATAATAAAAATTCTAATCAAAAATATATAAATAAAATCATAAATTATCATAAAAAATTTATAAATAATTTTCAAAGAGAAATAAAAAGTAATAAAAAAGTTTTGTTTGTTAAACATCATATATCTAAATATAATAGTAATTTTCCAATATGGGTGGCAACAGAAATATTTACTTTTGGAATGTTATCAACTTTTTTTGCTAATTTAAAATTAGAGGATCAGAAAATATTAGCAAAAGATATGTATAACATTACTGCTAAAAAATTAGAAAGTTGGCTTCGTTGCTGTACGGATTTAAGAAATATTTGTGCTCATTATGGAAGACTTTATTATAGAATTTTTTCATCTATTCCAAAGCAAATGAATAATTTAGATAAAGATTCGGAAAGAAAATTATGGGGGGCTATTTTATCAGTTAAAGAATTGTATCCTTTTAAAGAAAAGTGGAATGATGAAATACTTACAAATTTTATTAATCTTATTGATGAATATGAAAATGATATAGATTTTGTTCATATAGGATTTCCTGAAAAATGGAGTGTTTATTTAAATAAATAA
- a CDS encoding phospho-sugar mutase: MEQEVKARIDSWLNGPYDDETKKEIKALLDAGNEKELTDAFYRDLEFGTGGLRGIMGVGTNRMNKYTVGVATQGLANYILKQGGSDYKVAIGYDSRNNSDVFSKAAAEILSSNGIKVYLYDDIHPISLLSYAVRSLGCIAGIVVTASHNPKEYNGYKVYWTDGAQVIPPHDKNIIDEVLKVKPEEVKMGDSSKITIIGKDIEDKYMNDLMTYLVNPDIIKKHHDIKIVYTPIHGSGYKMVPMALRKAGFTNLTTLEGAQPPDGNFPTVESPNPENPEALQIAVNKAKEIGAELVMGTDPDCDRMGCALLTKDGSYMYLTGNQIGSIMAYYLITNKKNIKNPYIVKTIVTTELARAIADANNVKIYDVLTGFKWIADVIERDKEGTYLFGFEESFGYCINSNVRDKDGVSSCLMLAEVLAYCKDNNITLADYLESIYEKYGYFYEETISITKKGADGAKAIADLMTYYRNNLPKEISGVQVETISDYEKKEVYDNTGKKIKDITLPKSNVLQYILADKTKITIRPSGTEPKIKFYFEVCVKESKDKRLAVAKEKVANFKKFIKE; the protein is encoded by the coding sequence ATGGAACAAGAAGTAAAAGCAAGAATAGATTCATGGCTTAATGGTCCTTATGATGATGAAACAAAAAAAGAAATTAAAGCATTATTAGATGCTGGTAATGAAAAAGAATTAACAGATGCATTTTACCGAGATTTAGAGTTTGGTACAGGCGGACTTAGAGGCATAATGGGAGTAGGCACTAACAGAATGAATAAATACACTGTTGGAGTTGCCACTCAAGGTTTAGCTAATTATATATTAAAACAAGGCGGAAGTGATTATAAAGTTGCCATAGGATATGATTCAAGAAATAATTCTGATGTATTTTCAAAAGCTGCTGCTGAGATACTTTCTTCAAACGGAATAAAAGTTTATTTATATGATGATATTCACCCTATTTCGCTTCTTTCTTATGCTGTTAGAAGTTTGGGCTGTATTGCTGGAATAGTTGTTACCGCAAGCCATAACCCTAAAGAATATAATGGATATAAAGTTTATTGGACTGACGGAGCTCAAGTTATACCGCCTCATGATAAAAATATAATAGATGAAGTATTAAAAGTTAAGCCTGAAGAAGTAAAAATGGGAGACTCTTCAAAAATCACAATAATAGGCAAAGATATTGAAGATAAATATATGAATGACTTAATGACATATTTGGTAAATCCAGATATTATTAAAAAACATCATGACATAAAAATAGTTTATACACCTATTCATGGTTCTGGATACAAAATGGTTCCTATGGCTTTAAGAAAAGCAGGATTCACTAATTTAACAACATTAGAAGGTGCTCAGCCTCCTGACGGAAATTTCCCTACTGTGGAATCTCCTAACCCTGAAAACCCTGAAGCATTACAGATAGCTGTTAATAAAGCTAAAGAGATAGGTGCTGAACTTGTTATGGGTACTGATCCAGACTGCGATAGAATGGGTTGTGCTTTGCTTACTAAAGATGGAAGCTATATGTATCTTACTGGTAATCAAATAGGATCCATAATGGCATACTACCTCATTACAAACAAAAAAAATATTAAAAATCCATATATAGTAAAAACAATAGTAACTACTGAACTAGCTAGGGCTATTGCTGATGCTAATAATGTTAAGATTTATGATGTGCTTACTGGCTTTAAATGGATTGCTGATGTTATAGAAAGAGATAAAGAAGGAACATATTTATTCGGATTTGAAGAGAGTTTCGGTTACTGTATAAATTCAAATGTACGCGATAAAGACGGTGTTAGTTCCTGCTTGATGCTTGCTGAAGTGCTTGCTTACTGTAAAGATAATAACATTACTTTAGCTGATTATTTAGAAAGTATTTATGAAAAATATGGATACTTCTATGAAGAGACTATATCAATTACAAAAAAAGGTGCTGACGGAGCTAAGGCTATAGCTGATTTGATGACTTATTATAGAAACAATTTACCTAAAGAAATTTCAGGAGTTCAAGTAGAGACTATAAGCGACTATGAGAAAAAAGAAGTTTATGATAATACAGGTAAAAAAATAAAAGATATAACTTTACCTAAATCTAATGTACTTCAATACATACTTGCTGATAAAACTAAAATCACTATAAGACCTTCTGGTACTGAACCTAAAATAAAATTCTATTTTGAAGTTTGCGTAAAAGAAAGTAAAGATAAGAGACTTGCTGTAGCCAAAGAAAAAGTGGCTAATTTCAAAAAGTTTATTAAAGAATAA